A genomic stretch from Glaciecola nitratireducens FR1064 includes:
- a CDS encoding EAL and HDOD domain-containing protein, with the protein MFAYVARQAIYDSEKRVFAYELLFRDGVKNCFPDISPDEATSSMLAGSHLSVGVESITGNKPAFINFHQDTLLYRFPSTLDPLNVVIEIVETVKVTSELIKACEHIRDLGYQIALDDFDFSKQWDAIMHLVSYIKLEVDLVNLDDPIVIQTLADFKKQGKTLLAEKVETHDEFERFKGAGFDYFQGYFLSRPEVIKHKDIELSTTSVAELVGISVSEEFDIEKVNKVFEKDVGLTFKLMRFINNPMFNKRQKIETLGHALKYLGHVELKKFIALLAIANLKGNKPIDLLVTSLVRAHFCKLLATAMGQKEDPPNSFILGLFSKIDALLDTTMVDVLKTLPFSETIVDVLCEVNEEGTLASQYRLCKALDRADWDAIDTISKETKLSISDIFSMHYEAINWANEMKSTFD; encoded by the coding sequence ATGTTTGCATATGTAGCAAGGCAAGCGATATACGATAGCGAAAAACGTGTTTTTGCTTATGAATTACTTTTTCGGGACGGAGTCAAAAATTGTTTTCCTGATATTTCTCCGGACGAAGCCACCAGCAGCATGTTGGCGGGCAGTCACCTTTCGGTTGGCGTCGAAAGTATTACTGGAAATAAGCCTGCCTTCATTAATTTTCACCAAGACACGCTGTTGTATCGATTCCCTTCAACTCTTGATCCGCTCAATGTTGTTATCGAAATTGTTGAAACAGTTAAGGTAACGAGTGAGCTAATCAAAGCGTGTGAGCATATTCGTGACCTAGGTTATCAAATTGCGTTAGATGATTTCGATTTCTCTAAGCAATGGGATGCGATAATGCATCTGGTTAGCTACATTAAGCTAGAAGTTGACCTGGTTAACTTAGATGATCCTATTGTTATACAAACATTGGCGGACTTTAAAAAGCAGGGTAAAACCTTATTGGCAGAGAAAGTAGAAACTCATGACGAATTTGAGCGTTTCAAAGGTGCCGGTTTCGATTATTTTCAAGGCTACTTTTTATCCCGCCCAGAAGTCATAAAACATAAAGATATAGAGCTTTCCACAACCTCAGTTGCTGAACTAGTTGGTATTAGTGTCTCGGAAGAATTTGACATAGAAAAAGTGAATAAGGTCTTCGAGAAAGACGTCGGATTGACCTTTAAGCTTATGCGTTTCATTAACAACCCAATGTTCAACAAACGACAAAAAATAGAAACATTGGGTCATGCCTTAAAGTATCTAGGTCACGTAGAACTTAAAAAGTTTATCGCATTGTTAGCAATTGCTAATTTAAAGGGCAATAAACCAATTGATTTGCTTGTGACAAGCTTAGTTAGAGCACATTTCTGTAAGTTGCTTGCCACAGCTATGGGGCAGAAAGAAGATCCGCCCAACAGTTTTATATTAGGACTGTTTTCAAAGATTGACGCACTGCTAGATACCACAATGGTCGATGTGTTGAAGACCCTACCATTTTCGGAAACTATTGTTGATGTTCTGTGTGAAGTAAATGAAGAAGGTACGTTGGCTAGTCAATATCGACTCTGCAAAGCTTTGGATAGAGCCGATTGGGATGCAATTGATACAATTTCTAAAGAGACAAAGCTGTCTATTTCAGACATTTTTTCAATGCACTACGAAGCCATCAATTGGGCAAACGAAATGAAGTCGACGTTCGACTAG
- a CDS encoding EAL and HDOD domain-containing protein yields MFAFIARQPILDKDQTLFAYELLFRDGANGSYPEHDPTKSELINARFNTLGIDDISGNQRAFINFLPETIINRFPQELSSDNIVVELTQNPAVNSGLMNACEFLKNSGYQIALNDNRLQSAVLAPYPYIDIVKVDIDKISIQVLEKHIPALAASGIQLVAEQVSTLDQFAMCRDLGFDYFQGYFFTQPQTKTAKALPSSKITLLELMSLSANAHFDIERVASIIERDAALSYLLLRFINNPMINKREKITSLRHALHYLGEVDVKKFIALLSLASLNDTKPVELLQVSLVRAKFCELFELHKHGKKKAMSAFIVGLFSLLDTILDGDMPSILEKLPISDDIKQALLGVEGEYTQYLVTVKAFESGLWGKIISQASNLDISQKELHSIFNDAIRWSNEMRQALSDFFPRTKPIA; encoded by the coding sequence ATGTTTGCATTTATTGCTCGCCAGCCAATCTTAGACAAAGACCAGACACTCTTTGCTTACGAACTTTTGTTTAGAGACGGCGCCAATGGTAGCTATCCTGAACACGATCCCACAAAGTCAGAGCTAATAAACGCACGATTTAATACATTGGGTATTGACGATATCTCTGGCAATCAACGCGCCTTCATTAACTTTCTTCCAGAAACCATTATTAATCGTTTCCCTCAAGAACTGTCATCAGATAATATCGTTGTTGAACTGACGCAAAACCCAGCTGTTAATTCAGGTTTGATGAATGCCTGTGAATTCCTTAAGAACTCAGGGTACCAAATTGCGCTCAACGATAATCGGCTGCAGTCAGCTGTTTTAGCACCCTATCCTTATATTGATATTGTTAAAGTTGATATCGATAAAATCAGCATCCAAGTGCTCGAAAAGCACATACCTGCTCTAGCTGCTTCAGGTATTCAGCTTGTTGCAGAACAAGTATCAACTCTCGATCAATTTGCAATGTGCCGTGATTTGGGTTTTGATTATTTTCAAGGCTATTTTTTCACCCAACCTCAGACCAAAACAGCGAAAGCTTTACCATCATCCAAAATAACGCTGCTCGAGTTAATGTCGTTGAGCGCTAATGCTCATTTCGATATCGAGAGAGTAGCAAGCATTATTGAGCGTGACGCTGCCCTATCCTATTTGCTGCTGCGGTTTATCAACAATCCCATGATAAATAAGCGTGAAAAAATCACTTCACTTCGCCATGCACTGCATTATTTGGGTGAAGTTGACGTTAAAAAGTTTATCGCCCTGCTTTCACTCGCGAGTCTAAATGACACAAAACCGGTTGAGTTGCTGCAGGTGTCACTGGTCAGAGCAAAGTTTTGTGAGTTATTCGAATTGCATAAGCACGGTAAGAAAAAAGCAATGTCAGCATTTATCGTAGGCTTATTTTCTCTCTTGGATACTATTTTGGATGGCGATATGCCGTCAATTCTAGAGAAGTTGCCTATCAGTGATGATATAAAGCAAGCACTGCTGGGAGTCGAGGGTGAATATACTCAATACCTTGTAACAGTCAAAGCATTTGAAAGTGGCCTTTGGGGCAAAATCATAAGCCAGGCTAGCAACTTAGATATTTCACAAAAAGAACTGCACAGTATATTTAATGATGCTATTCGCTGGAGCAACGAAATGCGTCAAGCTTTATCTGACTTTTTCCCTAGAACAAAGCCTATCGCCTAA
- a CDS encoding EAL and HDOD domain-containing protein, producing MFSYVARQAIYNVEKRVFAYELLFRDGDSNCFPDMSPDEATSSMIANSHLTVGIEDITFNKPAFINFHKDTLLYRFPSTLDPMNVVIEIVETVEVNDELVQACKHIRDLGYQLALDDYDFAPRWDIFLPFVDYIKVEVEEIEKQGAAAVAKIQAFNAQGIKVIAEKVETHEQFERFKAMGVKLFQGYFLARPEMIRHRDLNTSLHSVTELVSLSNSPNFDTKEVAKVIEKDVGLAYKLMRFINNPMINKRQKIESLQHAINYMGHVEIKKFIALLALANMRGEKPSELLIQSLVRARFCSLMSIELKLPENPPTSFLLGLFSMLDALLDQQMEHLVEKLPVGEELRDALCKKNIDSTMGLQMRACFAFEEANWEEIDYIAIQFELTGERLYTLYYEAMHWAENMNSSIT from the coding sequence ATGTTTTCATATGTAGCAAGACAAGCCATCTATAATGTTGAAAAACGTGTATTTGCATACGAACTATTATTCAGGGACGGTGATAGCAATTGTTTTCCTGATATGTCGCCTGACGAAGCCACCAGCAGCATGATCGCGAACAGCCACCTTACCGTTGGCATTGAAGACATTACCTTCAACAAACCTGCCTTTATCAATTTTCACAAAGACACACTGCTGTATAGATTCCCTTCAACACTTGATCCAATGAATGTCGTTATTGAAATAGTCGAAACCGTTGAAGTGAACGATGAGCTCGTTCAAGCCTGCAAGCACATTCGAGATCTTGGTTATCAACTTGCACTGGACGACTATGATTTTGCTCCTCGATGGGATATATTTCTTCCTTTCGTTGACTATATTAAAGTCGAAGTTGAAGAGATTGAAAAGCAAGGTGCCGCCGCCGTAGCTAAAATTCAGGCATTTAATGCCCAAGGCATTAAAGTAATTGCCGAAAAAGTAGAAACGCACGAACAGTTTGAACGTTTCAAGGCAATGGGCGTAAAACTTTTTCAGGGATATTTTTTGGCTCGCCCTGAAATGATACGTCACCGGGATTTAAATACATCACTACATTCTGTCACTGAGCTTGTTAGTTTAAGTAATTCGCCTAATTTTGATACCAAAGAAGTCGCTAAAGTGATTGAAAAAGACGTTGGCTTGGCATATAAGCTAATGCGTTTCATCAACAATCCGATGATCAATAAACGACAAAAAATTGAGTCGTTGCAGCACGCCATTAATTACATGGGTCATGTCGAGATTAAAAAGTTCATTGCCCTATTAGCACTGGCGAACATGCGCGGCGAAAAGCCTTCGGAACTCTTAATTCAATCCTTGGTGAGAGCTCGTTTTTGCTCACTCATGTCCATAGAATTAAAGTTACCCGAAAATCCGCCAACCAGCTTTTTATTAGGGCTGTTCTCAATGCTCGATGCTTTGCTTGATCAGCAAATGGAGCATTTAGTTGAAAAACTGCCAGTTGGCGAAGAATTACGAGATGCTTTGTGTAAAAAGAATATTGATTCAACGATGGGCCTGCAAATGCGTGCTTGTTTTGCATTTGAAGAGGCTAATTGGGAAGAAATAGATTATATTGCCATTCAGTTTGAACTAACAGGTGAACGCTTATACACGCTTTATTACGAAGCGATGCATTGGGCTGAAAACATGAATAGTTCAATTACTTAA
- the rpoH gene encoding RNA polymerase sigma factor RpoH has protein sequence MSTKMQNLALSVPRSGSIESYVSAVSSINMLTADEEKSLAVRLFDDGDLEAARKLVMSHLRFVVHVAKSYAGYGLPQADLIQEGNIGLMKAVKRFDPSVGVRLVSFAVHWIKAEIHEFVLKNWRIVKVATTKAQRKLFFNLRKAKKRLGWFTHAEVQKVAEELGVSTKEVLQMEARMSSQDAAFDLTNDDDESSAFAPAQYLEDKTTDVEMDVINSDHDKNASDSLYSAIKTLDARSQHIIETRWLSDDKMTLQDLADEYQVSAERVRQIEKNALKKLQAAMV, from the coding sequence ATGAGTACAAAAATGCAAAATTTAGCATTGAGCGTCCCGCGTAGTGGCAGTATCGAAAGCTACGTTTCAGCGGTGAGCAGCATTAATATGTTGACGGCAGATGAAGAAAAGTCTCTCGCAGTTCGTTTATTCGATGACGGTGACCTTGAAGCTGCACGAAAGCTAGTCATGTCACACCTTCGCTTCGTAGTTCATGTTGCGAAATCTTACGCAGGATATGGTTTGCCCCAGGCTGACCTTATTCAAGAAGGTAATATTGGTCTTATGAAGGCGGTTAAACGCTTCGACCCGAGTGTAGGTGTCCGTCTAGTTTCATTTGCGGTGCACTGGATAAAAGCGGAAATTCATGAGTTTGTGCTCAAGAACTGGCGCATAGTGAAAGTTGCCACGACCAAAGCACAGCGTAAGTTGTTTTTTAACCTTCGCAAAGCCAAGAAGCGTTTGGGTTGGTTCACACATGCCGAAGTGCAAAAGGTTGCGGAAGAGCTTGGCGTAAGTACCAAAGAAGTGCTGCAGATGGAAGCTCGTATGAGCAGTCAAGATGCCGCCTTTGATTTAACTAATGACGACGATGAATCAAGTGCGTTTGCTCCAGCGCAGTACCTCGAAGACAAGACCACAGATGTGGAAATGGACGTCATCAACAGTGACCATGATAAAAACGCGTCGGACAGTTTGTACTCAGCAATAAAAACGCTTGATGCAAGAAGCCAGCATATTATTGAAACAAGATGGTTATCCGACGATAAGATGACCTTACAAGATCTTGCAGATGAATATCAGGTTTCAGCAGAACGTGTTCGCCAAATTGAAAAGAATGCGCTGAAAAAATTACAGGCAGCAATGGTATAG
- a CDS encoding bifunctional GNAT family N-acetyltransferase/thioesterase, whose translation MFTISTPKSEQELNDYFHFRWQWLREQWGFPEGSEKDEYETVSEHRVILNPSGEIVACGRIHLNTAEEAQIRHIAVDKKYRRKGVGHLILGALEVVARDLGAKRTVTNSRETSISFFSSCGYSIEKEAPVELGKLKRKHMFKLLVDNNVLVLHPQWCKELQDTWHEKIPITEHMGITLHQYTERTIETRASLNKNINLHGSMFAGSIFSQATLTGWGMIFLQLKQKEMQGEIVLGDGNIHYHKPITMRPRAICNIESVKARFDLLKANKKCPIELTVDIHDGDVSVASFTGKYWVIPEKKEA comes from the coding sequence TTGTTTACTATATCAACGCCTAAGTCAGAACAAGAACTCAATGACTATTTTCATTTTAGATGGCAATGGCTGCGCGAACAGTGGGGATTTCCTGAAGGTTCAGAAAAAGATGAATACGAAACGGTTAGTGAGCATCGAGTTATTTTAAATCCATCTGGTGAAATAGTTGCGTGCGGCCGAATTCATTTGAATACAGCAGAAGAGGCGCAAATAAGACATATAGCGGTAGACAAAAAGTATAGACGCAAAGGCGTAGGTCACCTCATACTCGGCGCCCTAGAGGTTGTAGCTCGTGATTTAGGCGCAAAGAGAACTGTCACTAACTCTCGAGAAACCTCAATATCATTTTTTTCATCATGTGGTTACAGTATCGAAAAAGAAGCCCCTGTAGAGCTTGGCAAATTAAAGCGCAAGCATATGTTCAAATTATTAGTCGATAACAATGTGCTTGTACTTCATCCGCAGTGGTGTAAAGAGTTACAAGACACTTGGCATGAGAAGATACCGATTACTGAACATATGGGCATAACGCTTCATCAATACACTGAGCGTACCATTGAAACCAGAGCCTCGTTGAATAAGAATATAAACCTGCATGGCTCCATGTTTGCCGGAAGTATTTTTTCACAAGCAACGTTAACGGGTTGGGGAATGATATTTTTGCAGTTGAAGCAAAAAGAAATGCAGGGGGAAATTGTGCTTGGCGATGGTAATATCCATTATCATAAGCCGATTACAATGCGTCCTCGCGCTATTTGCAATATTGAATCTGTTAAGGCTCGCTTTGATTTACTGAAGGCTAATAAAAAGTGCCCTATTGAACTCACCGTTGACATTCATGATGGTGACGTTTCTGTCGCCAGCTTTACGGGTAAATATTGGGTCATACCAGAAAAGAAAGAAGCCTAA
- the dtd gene encoding D-aminoacyl-tRNA deacylase, giving the protein MKGLIQRVKSASVNVNDKKVASIDIGILLLLGIEKGDDVLQVEKMARKVFNYRIFSDADGKMNKSLTDINGELLVVSQFTLVADTTKGNRPGFSKGAAPAHGEFIYQSFIEHVRSEYSECKTGVFGADMAITLINDGPVTFWIET; this is encoded by the coding sequence TTGAAAGGACTCATTCAGAGAGTAAAATCGGCATCCGTCAACGTTAATGACAAAAAAGTAGCCAGTATTGACATTGGCATTCTACTTTTACTTGGTATCGAAAAAGGGGACGACGTACTTCAGGTCGAAAAAATGGCTCGCAAAGTGTTTAACTATAGAATATTTTCTGACGCCGATGGCAAAATGAATAAAAGCCTAACGGATATAAACGGTGAATTGCTGGTGGTGTCACAATTTACCTTGGTTGCAGACACAACGAAAGGTAACAGACCAGGCTTCTCAAAAGGCGCAGCACCTGCACATGGAGAGTTTATCTATCAGTCTTTCATTGAACATGTACGCAGTGAATATAGCGAGTGTAAAACGGGCGTTTTCGGCGCAGATATGGCCATAACATTAATTAACGATGGCCCTGTTACGTTTTGGATTGAAACCTAA
- the pip gene encoding prolyl aminopeptidase, whose protein sequence is MHETFHTNTAYHHQTIEVSDGHKLYVEQSGNPQGIPIIYMHGGPGAGLGKNYQWPFNPLKYRVIGVDQRGCGRSSPFGDTKHNTTQLLIADFELIRKQLGIDKWIVFGGSWGSTLALIYSIQYPQFVISMVLRGVFLARKEDFDWFLLPSGCAAQIYPEAYEKFSRHISDKSSSDVVCKQFISLFESNQASKSFAALKSWFDWEGYISRLIAPNVMMSDLSTDKQIKSLALLECHYLLNKCFIEENYILNNISKIEGIPCHIVHGRYDMVCKLEAAYSVHKALPQSTLKIVNNAGHSMSEQGIANALTNIMNEMFEIGGNA, encoded by the coding sequence ATGCACGAAACTTTTCACACCAACACAGCTTATCATCATCAAACCATAGAGGTTTCGGATGGCCACAAACTGTACGTTGAGCAAAGCGGTAATCCTCAAGGTATCCCAATCATATATATGCACGGCGGTCCAGGGGCTGGTTTAGGTAAAAATTATCAATGGCCCTTTAACCCGCTCAAATACCGCGTTATCGGTGTTGATCAGCGTGGCTGCGGCCGCTCTTCTCCGTTTGGCGACACTAAACATAATACAACTCAGCTGTTAATTGCAGACTTTGAATTAATCCGCAAGCAGCTTGGTATAGACAAATGGATCGTATTTGGCGGTTCGTGGGGCTCAACGCTTGCGTTAATATACTCAATTCAATATCCCCAGTTTGTCATATCTATGGTATTGCGCGGTGTATTCCTAGCCCGCAAAGAAGACTTTGACTGGTTTTTATTACCTTCCGGTTGCGCAGCACAAATATATCCCGAAGCCTACGAAAAATTTTCACGACACATTAGCGACAAGTCTTCATCTGACGTTGTTTGCAAGCAATTTATCAGTTTGTTTGAAAGCAATCAGGCCAGCAAAAGCTTTGCAGCGCTGAAGTCATGGTTTGACTGGGAAGGATATATTTCAAGGCTGATTGCACCTAATGTCATGATGAGTGATTTAAGCACTGATAAACAAATTAAAAGTCTTGCGCTACTCGAGTGTCATTACCTTTTGAATAAATGTTTTATTGAAGAAAACTATATCTTAAACAATATATCCAAAATTGAAGGCATTCCCTGCCATATCGTGCACGGGCGTTATGATATGGTGTGTAAGTTAGAAGCAGCGTATTCTGTTCACAAAGCACTCCCCCAGTCTACCCTGAAAATAGTAAATAATGCCGGTCACAGCATGTCTGAACAAGGTATTGCAAATGCGCTCACCAATATCATGAATGAAATGTTTGAAATAGGTGGCAACGCTTGA
- a CDS encoding DUF2959 domain-containing protein — protein MPRFFVLRSLFCLCFLSLTACQSAVDGAYYGMWEKLGVEKRDILVDRVEDAQDSQKDAQEQFASALDEFSSLINFDGGELEDIYNNLSDQLEASKESAASVTRRIDKVEGVANALFVEWEAEIDMISSANLQRDSKRKLAETRRKYATLLVSMRKVEKSMAPVLVALQDNVFALKHNLNAEAIGALQGEFNSIKQDVSSLIKEMNVAIAQSDDFIKSIRN, from the coding sequence ATGCCCCGTTTTTTTGTGTTGCGTTCACTGTTTTGTCTTTGTTTTTTGTCTCTAACAGCTTGTCAATCGGCAGTAGATGGCGCTTATTACGGCATGTGGGAAAAGTTGGGTGTTGAAAAAAGAGATATACTTGTTGACCGCGTCGAAGATGCTCAGGATAGCCAAAAAGACGCTCAAGAACAGTTCGCCTCCGCACTTGATGAATTTAGTTCACTTATTAATTTTGATGGTGGTGAATTAGAAGATATTTATAATAATCTAAGCGATCAGCTAGAAGCCAGTAAAGAAAGTGCAGCGTCGGTAACGCGAAGAATAGATAAAGTAGAGGGAGTGGCCAACGCTTTGTTTGTCGAATGGGAAGCTGAAATTGATATGATTTCTAGCGCTAATCTGCAGAGGGATAGCAAACGTAAACTCGCTGAAACTAGAAGAAAATATGCAACATTACTAGTCTCGATGAGAAAAGTTGAAAAGAGTATGGCGCCAGTTTTGGTTGCGCTACAAGACAATGTTTTTGCTTTAAAGCATAATTTAAACGCAGAGGCGATAGGGGCTCTTCAAGGTGAGTTTAACAGTATTAAGCAAGATGTAAGCAGCTTGATAAAAGAGATGAATGTTGCCATTGCGCAATCAGACGACTTTATTAAAAGCATCAGAAACTAG
- the metJ gene encoding met regulon transcriptional regulator MetJ, whose translation MAEWNGKYIHPYAEHGKKNEQVKKVTVSIPINVLKVLTDERTRRQVNNLRHATNSELLCEAFLHAFTGQPLPDDSDIKKDNPNRIPASARDIMQKMGIDIEAVESE comes from the coding sequence ATGGCAGAGTGGAATGGTAAATATATTCACCCATATGCTGAGCACGGCAAAAAAAATGAGCAAGTCAAAAAAGTGACTGTTTCAATTCCGATTAATGTGTTGAAAGTACTTACTGATGAGAGAACCCGACGTCAGGTTAATAACTTACGTCATGCCACTAACTCAGAGTTGCTATGCGAAGCATTTCTGCATGCATTTACTGGGCAACCTTTGCCCGACGACAGTGATATCAAGAAGGATAATCCAAATCGTATACCAGCTTCCGCGAGAGACATCATGCAGAAAATGGGTATTGATATCGAGGCGGTCGAATCTGAATAA
- the metF gene encoding methylenetetrahydrofolate reductase, producing the protein MVSYAQGIDALNQSLSELRDIDVSFEFFPPNSEAMEKTLWKSVERLAPLKPKYMSVTYGANSGERDRTHAVVKRIYKETGVSTAPHLTCVDATPTELRQIAKDYWDSGIRRIVALRGDLPPGVEKTDMYASDLVTLLKDVADFDISVAAYPEKHPEAPNTQFDLLNLKRKAEAGANEAITQFFFDTSVFLRFRDRAAAAGIDLDIVPGILPVTNYQTLQRFAGFTNVHVPNWLHKMYDGLDADDQATRNLMGANIAMDMVKVLAKEGVKHFHFYTLNRCELSYAICHMLGLRSQK; encoded by the coding sequence ATGGTTTCATACGCCCAAGGCATCGACGCACTAAATCAGTCTCTATCCGAATTGAGAGATATTGATGTTTCTTTCGAATTTTTTCCGCCAAATTCTGAAGCGATGGAGAAAACTTTATGGAAGTCTGTTGAGCGTCTCGCGCCACTAAAGCCAAAATATATGTCTGTAACTTATGGTGCAAACAGTGGCGAAAGAGATAGAACACATGCGGTTGTGAAAAGAATTTATAAAGAAACAGGCGTTTCAACTGCCCCCCATTTAACCTGTGTAGACGCAACGCCAACAGAGCTTCGACAAATTGCAAAGGATTATTGGGATTCAGGTATTCGACGCATTGTAGCGCTGCGTGGGGACTTACCGCCTGGTGTAGAAAAAACCGACATGTACGCGTCAGACCTAGTGACTTTATTGAAAGATGTCGCTGATTTTGATATTTCGGTTGCGGCTTATCCAGAAAAACATCCAGAAGCGCCTAATACACAATTTGATTTGTTAAATCTCAAGCGCAAAGCAGAAGCTGGTGCAAATGAGGCAATTACTCAGTTTTTCTTCGACACTAGCGTCTTTTTGCGTTTTAGAGACAGAGCCGCCGCAGCAGGGATCGATTTAGATATTGTTCCTGGTATATTGCCTGTTACCAACTACCAAACGCTCCAGCGTTTTGCTGGATTCACGAATGTGCACGTTCCCAACTGGCTGCATAAAATGTACGACGGACTGGATGCCGACGACCAAGCTACTAGGAATTTGATGGGGGCAAACATCGCAATGGATATGGTCAAAGTATTAGCAAAAGAAGGAGTGAAACATTTTCACTTTTACACTTTGAATCGCTGCGAGTTGAGTTATGCAATCTGCCACATGTTAGGTTTGCGCAGCCAAAAGTAA
- a CDS encoding virulence factor BrkB family protein, which translates to MNVGKAFIEHIRSERITVSAGHLAYVSLLSLVPVIMVFFMIMSAFPAFAEVREQLESFIFTNFVPTAGDVVQDYMADFVSNASGMGAVSIASLLVVALLLISNIDKTFNHIWRTKVERPLIFTFAIYWMVITLGPFLIGSSIVVSSYLAGLATFAEEYTPGLGTFFLKLVPSFAATGAFLILYMIVPNRPVRAKYALCGAVLATALFELSKKGFALYVTSFPSYQVIYGAIAVVPILFVWVYLSWIVVLLGAVFTYSITVTCDARDELAAKESNEANKLKDERSICEVDDSPRFR; encoded by the coding sequence ATTAATGTGGGTAAAGCTTTTATTGAGCATATACGGTCGGAGCGGATCACCGTTTCTGCAGGGCACTTAGCGTATGTGTCACTACTCTCTCTAGTTCCCGTCATAATGGTCTTTTTTATGATCATGTCTGCATTCCCTGCGTTTGCTGAGGTAAGGGAACAGCTAGAGAGCTTTATATTTACTAATTTTGTACCTACCGCAGGTGATGTTGTTCAGGATTACATGGCAGACTTTGTGTCGAACGCGTCTGGCATGGGAGCCGTGAGTATTGCCTCACTATTAGTTGTAGCGCTTCTGCTGATATCCAATATAGACAAAACCTTCAACCACATCTGGCGTACAAAAGTTGAAAGGCCTCTTATATTCACATTCGCTATTTATTGGATGGTTATCACCCTAGGTCCGTTTTTGATTGGTTCCAGTATCGTGGTTAGCTCCTACTTAGCCGGTCTTGCCACATTTGCCGAAGAATATACACCAGGGCTGGGCACCTTTTTTCTTAAATTGGTTCCAAGTTTCGCCGCTACAGGTGCATTCTTAATTCTATATATGATAGTGCCTAATAGACCAGTAAGAGCAAAATACGCGCTATGTGGCGCAGTGCTTGCCACAGCGTTGTTTGAGTTATCGAAGAAAGGGTTTGCTCTTTATGTGACCAGCTTCCCATCTTATCAAGTTATATATGGTGCGATTGCGGTAGTGCCGATATTGTTTGTTTGGGTTTACTTAAGCTGGATTGTGGTTCTACTGGGAGCAGTTTTCACCTATAGCATCACTGTAACTTGCGATGCTCGTGACGAGCTTGCAGCAAAAGAATCAAACGAAGCAAATAAATTGAAGGACGAGCGTAGTATTTGCGAGGTGGACGATAGTCCCCGCTTTCGATAA